The Acinonyx jubatus isolate Ajub_Pintada_27869175 chromosome A2, VMU_Ajub_asm_v1.0, whole genome shotgun sequence genomic sequence GTCTCCAGTTCCTGTTTCCCCAAGAATAGTCCTGCTGTGGGGGCTGGGGTGCAATGTCTCTAGCTGGTCTATTCTGACCTCAGGGGAAAGGagggcctggagcctccaggCCTGGCCTGTGCCAGACACCCCCGCCCCATCCTAGTCCTTATCCTTTTGGAAACATCCTGTCCCAGCCTGGTTCAGGACAGAAATAACAGGATAAATTTGGAGATGTCATCTGGTCTTGCCAGAGGGGATGGGCCCTGGACCCTCAGCTTGTTTCCATCTAGGAGTGCCTGGGGTATGAGTGGGGCCCTGGACACAGAGGCTGCCAGCTCTATCGTGAATGTGTCAGACCCAGCctctctggggctgggggcttgTTGGAGGCCTCTTCTCGAAGAGCCTGTGAGGCTCCTCTCCAGGGCCAGTGGGGCTTGGTGTTTGGGGATGGCAGAGAGGCCACGGTTTCTCTCATAGTTTCTTTCTGCATACCTccctctgcctcagtctccctaaCTCTGTCTGTCATTAcgactctctccctttctctgtctccagctttcaatttctttctgcgttgtctccctctgcctgtctcgctctctctccctccctccctctctctctttctatctcttccttattttctatgtgtatgtatttctttttctgttcccctttctGTCTGCTGTCTCTCTGCATTCTGGCACACCCCATGGTACCTGGAGGGCTTTGCTGACCTCtgcatccatctgtctgtccccCTCAGGGAAGCTCCTTAGACCCTCTCTGGAGTGACGTCACCTCAGTTCTGAGACTTCCATGTAGCCTGATGGACCATCGTGGACAGGGAAGGGGTGAAAGTGGCTGGTCCCACAGCTGCCACCCCTTACTCTTCACACCATGCCAGGCAGGCTGGGTAGATTGGACCCCTGAGTTGCTGGGTCTGCAGCACGGAATCTGGGACAGGGGCCAGGCCCCTCTCCCATGTCCGTCCTTTGCCACAAACAGAACTGCCGCTTCCCAGGGCAGGTCTGGAAGATTCCTTGGAAACAGCTGAGGGGGATGAGGGCTAGaagcaggggtggagagaggagatcCCTTTGGCCCATCCCCAGCTGGTCCCTCAGGCCCATCCCAGGGCCTGCAGAAGGCTCTATGAGGACAGGGCTATTCTGGAGTGTGACCTTGGTTTTGCGAAGGATCAACAAGATCCAGAGTGATTTGTTAAGGGTTCCAGACACTAGAGGCTCCCTGCTTGGCATTTCAGCCTGGGCTCTGAGCCAAACCTGGGGAGAGACTAGGTGTGTACTGCTGGCCTCAAGCTGGGGGTCCCTGGGCTGTTTTTGCTCTGGACCCCTGATTTTCAGAGACAGCTAAGAGCCTCACTGTGGGGTCTGAGTGGGGCCCCAGGATGTAAAGCAGCGGCATGAGGCCACCCCATGCCCCAGCTCCCTGAGTGACACCGTTTGAGAACCTTATTTGATATTCTGGTTCAACTTCTGTGTTCATGTCTACCATTCCAGCCTTTAGCTATAATGGTCCTCTGTCTGCCCCGGTTGCATCCCGGGCTGGGTCTGGGCTCAGTACCCTCACTTGGCCCCCAGGTCTAACTGCCCATCCTTGCCCTCCCCCCCAGGGCCTGGAGCAAGATGTCCTCCAAGCCATTGACCGGGCCATTGAGGCTGTGCACAATGCAGCCATGCGGGATGGTGGCAAGTACAGCCTGGAGCAGCGTGGAGTCCTTCAGTGAgtgtgggtgaggggaagagggcaCCGCCTCCACCCCATTACCCTAATGAGCACAGTTGGGTGGGGGTCCTTTAGTGGATACTGGGGTTGTGTGTAAGGCAGAGCTGGGGTAATGCAGAGTAGGGTGGGGCATGAGGGAGGTGGCAGGAGCCCGAGCTTTGGGGGGCCCAGGACCCATGGGGGAGCATGTAAGGACTTTGGGAGTTTAAGGTAACTCGCCCAGTAAGCTCCTTGTCCCTCCATCAGGAAGCTGATCCACCATCGGAAAGAGACTCTGTCCCGCAGAGGCCCCTCAGCCTCCAGCCCTGCAGCTATGACCCCATCCACCAGTGACCACCATCTGGACGCTGCTGCTGCCAGGCAGCCCAATGGGACGTGTCGAGCTGGGTTTGAGCGGCAGCACAGCCTCCCTAGTTCCGAGTATCTCGGGGCGGACGGAGGCCTCTACCAGGTATGTGGGGAGGACATCCTGGccgagggaggtgggtggagctTAGGCTTGGTCCAGAGGTTCCAAGGGTCCAGTCGGGTCAGTGATGCAGAGCCATAGTCCGCCTGTGCCAAGAGCTCAGGGCCTTAGCCAGGCCGGTACCCCAGATGGCAGCGTGTCCTCCCAGATCCCGCTTCTGTCCTCTCAGATCCCACCACAGCCTCGCCGAGCAGCACCCGCCATGCCACCTCCACCTGTGAAGCGCCGAGACCGTGAGGCCCTGGTGGCCTCAGGCAGTGGTGAGAGGCGGGATTGGGGCAATTGGGGAAGTACCCTGTGGTGGAATGATTGCTTTGCCTGTGTCAGAAAGTTGGGGGCTCTGGGCTTGGAGGGGTGGGTCTAGCAGAGAAACCAGGCCCTGTGTTGGGAGGGcggggctcagggcctggaggggTAGGGGACCCAGGGGGCTGTCCCAGCACAGCATCCACTCTCTGCCCACAGGCGGCCGCAACACCACGCCCTCCGGGGGCAGTTCTGTGTCCAGCGGCTCCTCAGTCAGCAGCACCTCCCTTGACACGCTCTGTACCGGCTCTAGCTCGTCTGAGCTGGGCCCCAGCTGCTCACCCACGCCCCCACCTGTGCCCCGCCGAGGCACTCACACCACTGTGTCCCAAgctcagccccctccctccaAGGTGCCAGCCCCTGAGCCCCCTACAGAGGAGGTGGCAGTTGATACAACCTCAGCCCCTGATGAGCTGGAGGCCCTGGGTGCGCTGGACCTGGGGACTACAGAGGAGAAGGTGGTGGCCGAGACTGCTGTGCCCAAGACCATCGGGGCAGAGCTGATGGAGCTCGTGCGGAGAAACACCGGCCTGAGCCACGAGCTATGCCGTGTGGCTATTGGCGTCGTGGTGGGTCACATCCAGGCCTCTGTGCCGGCCAGCTCGCCTATCATGGAGCAGGTCCTCCTCTCGCTGGTAGAGGGCAAGGTGAGGGTGGGCGGCAGGGCCAGGGGCCTCCCCATCCTCGGGCcgccctgcctcccctgccccattccCACTCTCATGCTTGTGTCCAGCCTTGACTCGACAGGTGTTTATTGAGCTCTAGCCTGGCATTCattgtgctgggtgctggggacatTTGAGCTGATCcttggaggagaaagggaggaagagcattccaggcagaggctcAGCCTGGACCAAGGCCATGAGGCAGGACCGAGCTTGGCTCACAGGAGGAGGTGGAACAAGGCCAGCATGGCTGTAATACAGGGAGTGAGGGAACAGGTGGTGTGGGAGAGGTGAGACCCGGGGCAGGTGATAGATGAGACCAGATGCAGGTGGGCAAGAGTCATCTCTGGCTGCAGGGGAGGAGCGGACATAGAGCATGAGAGAAGGCAGTACCTCGCTGGCCTTGGCAGTGGAAAGGAGTGGGTGCTTTGAGAGCTGTGACAGAGGCCTCAGTACTGACTCAGGTGTGAGTCAGGTGTGTGGGCATTGTAGGGTGGGTGGGATCTTTTGCCAGGGTTGGGGCACTGGTCAGGAAGCGGGATTGGAGGGCGACGAGCCATCTCCATCTGGGGACCAGATGGGCCCAAGATCCCTCCTTAGGGCCCCATGACCTAGCAGCTCtggtgtggggtggagggagcagcAGGTCAGTGGACTTGTCTGTGTTGAGTACGGTGGGTGCTGCCAGGCTGGAAGCATTTGGGAGAGacgggggaggtggggagatgacCAGGCCTGGTGCCACTTCATGTGGATTCGGAGGGTGGCATCTCAGTCACACTCAGGCAGTGATACAGTCGGTGGCCTTCCTTGAGGAAGATGTTTCTACAGGGCTGGGATGAGCGGCAGGTTGTTGGAAGGCACCCACAGATGTGTCTCAGGCAGAATCTGAGCCCAGCAGGTTATCAAGACTGGGGGCAGTGGACTTGCTTGCAGAGGGGGTGTAGAATTGGGCTGGTGCCCTTGGGAGCTTTGATGTTGAGGTGTGGGCCACAGGAGCAGGGTCCATAGTGGGAGCTCGAcgtggggcagaggggaggaaggaagagaaccaGAGGCTGGTCCCCTCGCAGGTTCTGGGAGGACACTGACTAGGAGCAGCCCTGAGAGATGAGGCTGGGAACCCTTTCCCAATGTCGACCTGGAACTCACACCTGTGACATTCTCAGGGTCTGGGTTGACTTCTAAACCTTGGGGGCTTCCTGGAGATGGTGAGGGACAAGGAATGTGCTGAgccattcctctctcccccaggACCTGAGCACTGCCCTGCCCTCAGGGCAAGTCTGCCATGACCAGCAGCGGCTGGAGGTGATCTTTGCAGACCTGGCTCGGCGCAAGGACGATGCCCAGCAGCGCAGCTGGGCCCTGTACGAGGATGAAGGGGTCATCCGCTGCTACCTGGAGGAGCTGCTACATATTCTGGTGCGGGGTGGGGGCCCACGGGTGTCTCCCCCCGACCCTGCACTGTCCCCTCCAGTGCTCAGGAGTCTCCCCTGCGTGTACTCAGCTTGCTTATGTGTGGCCACACGGCTCACACTGACTGATTGTGTCATGCTTCCTCCTCTCCACAGACGGATGCAGACCCCGAAGTTTGCAAGAAAATGTGCAAGAGAAATGAGTTCGAGTCTGTCCTGGCCTTGGTGGCCTACTACCAAATGGTGTGTGCAAGACAGAGGGGCGGGGGCGTGGAGGCACCCGGGTAGAGGTGGGGGTTCCGGGCACTGAGTGCACAGGGTCTCCTGCCAGGAGCACCGGGTGTCCCTGCGGCTGCTGCTCCTCAAGTGCTTTGGCGCCATGTGCAGCCTGGATGCAGCCATCATCTCCACGCTCGTGTCGTCTGTGCTGCCTGTGGAGCTGGCACGGGACATGCAGACAGACACGCAGGGTGAGGCGAGGGGGAGCTTCCTGCCGTGTGGGGGGTTCCCACCATCTGTAGGGGCTCTCACCGCCTGCCTTGCCCCCCAGATCACCAGAAACTCTGTTACTCCGCCCTCATCCTGGCCATGGTCTTCTCCATGGGGGAGGCAGTGCCATATGCGCACTATGGTAAGTGAGCAGGTCACCGACCAGCTGACCGCTGGGAGCCCCACTGCACGTACCTGACAGGGATCGGGTGTCCCCAGAGCTGACGGAGACCCAGGGGGCTGGGTGGTGTGCACAGATGGGGAGGGCTGACTCCGTGCACCCCCCTCCCAGAGCACCTGGGCACACCCTTTGCCCAGTTCCTGCTGAGCATCGTCGAGGATGGGCTGCCCCTGGACACCACAGAACAGCTGCCCGATCTCTGCATGAACCTGCTTCTGGCTCTCAACTTGCACCTGCCAGGTGGGAATGGGGCCCAGCGGGAGGTGGCCGACCAGCTGGGGGTTCTGGCTGGGTACCTGTGCGCTGATCTACCGACACCCATGTCCTTCCTCAGCCCCTGACCAGAACGTCATCATGACCGCCCTGAGCAAACACTCCAACGTCAAGATCTTCTCCGAGAAGCTTCTCTTGCTCCTGAACAGAGGAGGTGAGGGTGCAAGGAATCTGTGTGGCGCTGCTTCGCTGTCCTGGGACTCCATGATCCCCAATAACTCCCTGCAGTGGCTCTGGCCCTCCCACAGTGACAGCCCTgacccctcttctcttccccctgctTCCTAGATGACCCCGTGCGCATCTTCAAACATGAGCCGCAGCCGCCACACTCCATCCTCAAGTTCCTACAGGACGTGTTCGCCAGCCCTGCCACGGCTGCCATCTTCTACCACACAGACATGATGGCACTCATTGACATCACTGTGCGCCACATCGCGGACCTGTCGCCCGGAGACAAGGTACCTAGAGGTGGCTGCAGTGGGGATGGGAGGTGTGTAGAAACCGAAACAAAATGGACTGGAGACAGGACACTGATGGAGACTGGGGACGGGGCACAGCTGGAGCCAGGCCAGTGTGGAGGCCACTCAGTAAGCCATGGCAGGTGTGCCCAGACCCAGAGGAGCCCCGGTGAGCTGATCTGGGCCAGACTGTCTGGAcacagctggggtggggagggcagcggGGTCAGGCGGGAGGAGGTGGCATTTACACAAGGCCTCAGAGGCTGCAGCAGGAGCTTCTGATCTCAGAAGAGGAGAAGTGACCTGATGGACACCCCGAACGGAGTGTGGACTGTATGAGCCCAGGGGAGGCGGAGGTCTGTGAGGAAGCAGCCGCAGCTGTCAGGGCAGCCCAGCCGTGGCCTCCTGGGAAGAGGTCAGATTTGTGGGTATGGGAGGTGGGTCCCAGGGCTTACCACTGGACTTGTGTTGAGCAATCAAGTGGATGAAGTGTGATTACTCAGGTGGGGAAACACTCTTTGGGGGGGAAATGGAGTTGCATTTTGACGTGTCAGGTTTGAGAAGATACCTGTTAGACAGCCAGGTACAGAGCACATTTAGGGTCAGTGGAGCTGAGTTGGGACACTGGAGAGACACGCTGGAGAGTTGCCTGTGCACCAGTGTGACGGGAAGCCTGTTTCAGGGCCACCACCTAGAGTGTGAGGAGGAGGGGTCAGAGGGCAGCTCGGGCCTCGGCCCAGGGCACAGTGAGGACAAGTAGGGAGGAGCCCAGGAGGAAACCCTGGAGAGAGCAGGAGCCCAAAGCAAGGTtcagaggaggagggaaatgaGCTGTCTCCACAGTTAAGAGCCTGAGTAAGACGGAGGCTGCGAATTGGCCACTGGAATTGCCCCCACAGAGTCCCCAAGTGACTGACAAGCAGCGTCCGTGGAGTGGAGGGAAAAAGAATGGAACGTTTAAGAGAGAATTTGAAGTTGGAGGGGAGTGAGGGGGAAATTGGAAGCCGTAAATGGAGACAACCCCTGTAGTTCTTCTGTGAAGGGAGCAGAAAAGAGGGGGTCCGCCTGAGGGAGATGTGGAGTCATCAGGAAGTGTTCTAGAGGTAGGCGATGCTGGTGCAGGTCTCTGGGCCAGAGGGAATAATCCAGCAAGCATCAAGAAATGGCTGACGGGAGAGTGGGCCACCACAGAAGTCAAGTAGATCAGGCAGTGGCGGAGGGCCCAGGGCTGTGGAGGGACACCCCTCACCCTAAAGGGAGCCAAGGCAGCTTATTCTGGCAGAGACAGGTGAGATGTCGGTGCTGCGAGGGGAAGACAAGGGCTTTCTGAAAGATTGCTTGTTTTCTCCATGAAGCACAAGGCCAGCTGTCCAGGCATTTTGGGGTCTGGAAAGCCTAGAAAAGGTGGGCTGTGGTTCTTAAGGGCGTGTGAACATAGCAGAGAAAAGTGGCAGGAGCCAAGGCAGTGCTGCGTGTCCGTCTGAGGCTTGTGGTAGGGAAGGAAGCTGAGGCCTGCACAAGGCTCTGTGGCTGTCTAGGGCTTAGACACTGGGCAGTGATTTGTAGGTGCTGTGGTCTGACCAGGCTGGGGGGTTACAGGGTGGTGCTGCCTAGAGAAGGGATTGAGTCCTCTAACCAtagggaaagagggaaataagGGATGGTGAGGGGGGCAGACGGAGGAAAAGCATTGGGATCGTGTCAGTGGATTGGGGGTCTGTGGGGAAAAGGAGCAGCTGGGGTGTCAGACTA encodes the following:
- the NCKIPSD gene encoding NCK-interacting protein with SH3 domain isoform X2 — translated: MRDGGKYSLEQRGVLQKLIHHRKETLSRRGPSASSPAAMTPSTSDHHLDAAAARQPNGTCRAGFERQHSLPSSEYLGADGGLYQIPPQPRRAAPAMPPPPVKRRDREALVASGSGGRNTTPSGGSSVSSGSSVSSTSLDTLCTGSSSSELGPSCSPTPPPVPRRGTHTTVSQAQPPPSKVPAPEPPTEEVAVDTTSAPDELEALGALDLGTTEEKVVAETAVPKTIGAELMELVRRNTGLSHELCRVAIGVVVGHIQASVPASSPIMEQVLLSLVEGKDLSTALPSGQVCHDQQRLEVIFADLARRKDDAQQRSWALYEDEGVIRCYLEELLHILTDADPEVCKKMCKRNEFESVLALVAYYQMEHRVSLRLLLLKCFGAMCSLDAAIISTLVSSVLPVELARDMQTDTQDHQKLCYSALILAMVFSMGEAVPYAHYEHLGTPFAQFLLSIVEDGLPLDTTEQLPDLCMNLLLALNLHLPAPDQNVIMTALSKHSNVKIFSEKLLLLLNRGDDPVRIFKHEPQPPHSILKFLQDVFASPATAAIFYHTDMMALIDITVRHIADLSPGDKLRVEYLSLMHAVIRTTPYLQHRHRLPDLQATLRRILTEEEASPQGQMDRMIVREMCKEFPVLGEDPS
- the NCKIPSD gene encoding NCK-interacting protein with SH3 domain isoform X1 translates to MYRALYAFRSAEPNALAFAAGETFLVLERSSAHWWLAARARSGETGYVPPAYLRRLQGLEQDVLQAIDRAIEAVHNAAMRDGGKYSLEQRGVLQKLIHHRKETLSRRGPSASSPAAMTPSTSDHHLDAAAARQPNGTCRAGFERQHSLPSSEYLGADGGLYQIPPQPRRAAPAMPPPPVKRRDREALVASGSGGRNTTPSGGSSVSSGSSVSSTSLDTLCTGSSSSELGPSCSPTPPPVPRRGTHTTVSQAQPPPSKVPAPEPPTEEVAVDTTSAPDELEALGALDLGTTEEKVVAETAVPKTIGAELMELVRRNTGLSHELCRVAIGVVVGHIQASVPASSPIMEQVLLSLVEGKDLSTALPSGQVCHDQQRLEVIFADLARRKDDAQQRSWALYEDEGVIRCYLEELLHILTDADPEVCKKMCKRNEFESVLALVAYYQMEHRVSLRLLLLKCFGAMCSLDAAIISTLVSSVLPVELARDMQTDTQDHQKLCYSALILAMVFSMGEAVPYAHYEHLGTPFAQFLLSIVEDGLPLDTTEQLPDLCMNLLLALNLHLPAPDQNVIMTALSKHSNVKIFSEKLLLLLNRGDDPVRIFKHEPQPPHSILKFLQDVFASPATAAIFYHTDMMALIDITVRHIADLSPGDKLRVEYLSLMHAVIRTTPYLQHRHRLPDLQATLRRILTEEEASPQGQMDRMIVREMCKEFPVLGEDPS
- the NCKIPSD gene encoding NCK-interacting protein with SH3 domain isoform X3, which codes for MTPSTSDHHLDAAAARQPNGTCRAGFERQHSLPSSEYLGADGGLYQIPPQPRRAAPAMPPPPVKRRDREALVASGSGGRNTTPSGGSSVSSGSSVSSTSLDTLCTGSSSSELGPSCSPTPPPVPRRGTHTTVSQAQPPPSKVPAPEPPTEEVAVDTTSAPDELEALGALDLGTTEEKVVAETAVPKTIGAELMELVRRNTGLSHELCRVAIGVVVGHIQASVPASSPIMEQVLLSLVEGKDLSTALPSGQVCHDQQRLEVIFADLARRKDDAQQRSWALYEDEGVIRCYLEELLHILTDADPEVCKKMCKRNEFESVLALVAYYQMEHRVSLRLLLLKCFGAMCSLDAAIISTLVSSVLPVELARDMQTDTQDHQKLCYSALILAMVFSMGEAVPYAHYEHLGTPFAQFLLSIVEDGLPLDTTEQLPDLCMNLLLALNLHLPAPDQNVIMTALSKHSNVKIFSEKLLLLLNRGDDPVRIFKHEPQPPHSILKFLQDVFASPATAAIFYHTDMMALIDITVRHIADLSPGDKLRVEYLSLMHAVIRTTPYLQHRHRLPDLQATLRRILTEEEASPQGQMDRMIVREMCKEFPVLGEDPS